In Ictalurus furcatus strain D&B chromosome 23, Billie_1.0, whole genome shotgun sequence, a single window of DNA contains:
- the fam110d gene encoding protein FAM110C produces the protein MMKPLTPVGSPSPLRLLNKGPDYLRRQIDSGNRGNSVSAVERLEADKAKYVKSQQVINTKQEPVLVPCATPPPPLRRNFTAPTPSTPVLPRRPPLSPCPLSPHNNNEDDSRKENLRALYLDVEKQNQNNSSRSPLPFPRSPNGTPLVAPHSAPMMRRSIGKRMLRPDSLVIYRQKKECKSPIGNGDGNTSTEMKGYSFVRRLFQGSMREKNSRNEDKLTISEEKCSSRDGDSRMSWSIDRDTVDGGNGTSRSSRTESNNGNSSFQEPCISFGMTSSLRNSMGKGNENYMDPWKPVRPLQRSKSDLRLCSSLALSEQERFFDFCGLDWDLVDRLGPENFPSGASSIDTLSLVLRSVGGLEGGSEPSEFSRHSGEGLFQEEVAEQVPSAVSIIERNARVIKWLYGCKNAATEEPKGPKESTV, from the coding sequence ATGATGAAGCCCTTAACACCAGTTGGCTCACCCTCGCCCCTGCGCCTTCTTAACAAGGGCCCGGATTACCTACGTAGGCAGATAGACAGTGGAAATAGGGGCAACTCTGTTAGTGCTGTGGAGCGGTTAGAGGCAGACAAGGCCAAATATGTCAAGAGTCAGCAGGTCATCAATACCAAGCAAGAACCTGTGCTAGTTCCTTGTGCGACACCTCCACCCCCGTTACGCCGTAACTTCACCGCACCAACACCCTCGACACCTGTTCTGCCTCGACGCCCACCACTCAGTCCATGCCCTCTCTCACCCCACAACAACAATGAGGATGATTCCAGGAAGGAGAACCTCAGAGCTCTGTATCTTGATGTAGAGAAGCAAAACCAAAATAACTCCAGTAGGTCACCTCTGCCATTTCCAAGGAGCCCAAATGGCACCCCGTTGGTGGCGCCGCACAGTGCCCCCATGATGAGACGTAGCATTGGGAAGCGCATGCTCCGGCCTGATTCCTTGGTCATCTATAGGCAGAAGAAAGAGTGTAAGAGTCCGATAGGAAATGGCGACGGAAACACAAGCACCGAGATGAAGGGCTATAGCTTTGTACGCCGGCTCTTCCAAGGTTCTATGCGAGAGAAGAATAGCAGGAATGAAGATAAGTTGACAATCAGTGAAGAGAAGTGTTCATCACGGGATGGAGACTCACGTATGTCGTGGTCTATTGACCGGGACACTGTAGATGGTGGGAATGGGACAAGCCGATCCAGTAGGACTGAATCAAACAATGGCAATAGCAGCTTCCAGGAGCCTTGTATTTCCTTTGGAATGACAAGTTCCCTGAGAAATAGCATGGGTAAAGGGAATGAGAATTATATGGACCCTTGGAAACCAGTGAGGCCACTCCAGCGATCTAAATCAGACCTTCGACTTTGTTCATCACTAGCGTTGTCTGAACAGGAGCGGTTCTTTGACTTCTGTGGTCTTGACTGGGACTTGGTGGATCGGCTTGGGCCTGAGAACTTCCCATCAGGTGCCAGCTCGATTGACACTCTCTCACTGGTTCTGAGGAGTGTCGGGGGACTGGAAGGTGGCTCTGAGCCCAGCGAGTTTTCTCGCCACTCAGGAGAGGGCCTCTTCCAGGAGGAAGTGGCTGAGCAGGTACCTTCTGCCGTGTCCATCATCGAGAGGAATGCCCGAGTTATAAAGTGGCTTTATGGCTGTAAGAATGCAGCAACTGAAGAACCCAAAGGTCCCAAAGAGTCAACTGTATAG